A single Sphingopyxis chilensis DNA region contains:
- a CDS encoding acyl-CoA carboxylase subunit beta has protein sequence MSANIAEMERRRAAAALGGGQKRIDAQHAKGKLTARERLDVLLDEGSFEELDTYVEHDCVDFGMQDQKVPGDGVVTGSGTINGRLVYVFSQDFTVFGGSLSKRHAEKICKVMDKAMLVGAPVIGLNDSGGARIQEGVASLGGYADVFQKNVLASGVVPQISLIMGPCAGGAVYSPAMTDFIFMVKDSSYMFVTGPDVVKTVTNEVVTQEELGGAITHTTKSSVADLAFENDIEALLAARDFFDYLPESNRAGVPTRPTSDPFDRAEMSLDTLIPPNANQPYDMHELIRKTVDEGDFFEVQPAHAANIICGFGRIEGRTIGIVANQPLVLAGVLDINSSKKAARFVRFCDAFEIPIITFVDVPGFLPGTAQEYNGIIKHGAKLLFAYAEATVPKITVITRKAYGGAYDVMASKHLRGDLNYAWPTAEIAVMGAKGAVEIIFRSDIGDPEKIAQRTKEYEDRFANPFVAASRGYIDEVIHPHNTRKRIALGLRKLRNKQLENPWKKHDNIPL, from the coding sequence ATGTCCGCCAATATCGCCGAAATGGAACGCCGCCGCGCCGCCGCTGCTTTGGGCGGCGGGCAGAAGCGCATCGACGCGCAGCACGCCAAGGGCAAGCTGACCGCGCGCGAACGGCTCGACGTCTTGCTCGACGAAGGCTCGTTCGAGGAGCTCGACACCTATGTCGAGCATGACTGCGTCGATTTCGGGATGCAGGATCAGAAGGTCCCCGGCGACGGCGTCGTCACCGGGTCGGGGACGATCAATGGCCGCCTCGTCTATGTTTTCAGCCAGGATTTCACGGTGTTCGGTGGATCGCTGTCGAAACGCCATGCCGAGAAGATCTGCAAGGTGATGGACAAGGCGATGCTCGTCGGCGCGCCGGTCATCGGTCTCAACGACAGCGGCGGCGCGCGCATCCAGGAGGGCGTCGCAAGCCTCGGCGGTTATGCCGACGTGTTCCAGAAGAATGTGCTGGCATCGGGCGTCGTGCCGCAGATCAGCCTGATCATGGGCCCCTGCGCGGGCGGCGCGGTTTACAGCCCGGCGATGACCGACTTCATCTTCATGGTGAAGGACTCGTCGTACATGTTCGTTACCGGTCCCGACGTGGTGAAGACGGTAACCAACGAGGTGGTGACGCAGGAAGAACTGGGCGGCGCGATCACCCACACGACCAAAAGCTCGGTCGCCGACCTCGCGTTCGAAAATGATATCGAGGCGCTGCTCGCGGCGCGCGATTTCTTCGATTATCTGCCCGAAAGCAACCGCGCCGGGGTTCCCACGCGCCCGACGAGCGACCCGTTCGACCGCGCCGAGATGAGCCTCGACACGTTGATCCCGCCCAATGCGAACCAGCCCTACGACATGCACGAACTGATCCGCAAAACGGTCGACGAGGGCGATTTCTTCGAAGTGCAGCCGGCGCATGCCGCGAACATCATCTGCGGCTTCGGACGTATTGAAGGTCGCACGATCGGCATCGTCGCGAACCAGCCTTTGGTGCTCGCGGGGGTGCTCGACATCAACTCGTCGAAAAAGGCGGCGCGCTTCGTGCGTTTCTGTGATGCCTTCGAAATCCCGATCATCACCTTCGTCGACGTCCCCGGCTTCCTGCCCGGCACCGCGCAGGAATATAACGGCATCATCAAGCATGGCGCGAAGCTGCTGTTCGCCTATGCCGAGGCGACGGTGCCGAAGATCACGGTGATCACGCGCAAGGCTTATGGCGGCGCCTATGACGTGATGGCGTCAAAGCATCTGCGCGGCGACCTGAACTATGCCTGGCCGACCGCCGAGATCGCGGTGATGGGTGCGAAGGGCGCGGTCGAGATCATCTTCCGCAGCGACATCGGCGACCCCGAAAAGATCGCGCAGCGCACCAAGGAATATGAAGACCGCTTTGCCAACCCGTTTGTGGCGGCATCGCGGGGGTATATCGACGAGGTTATTCATCCGCATAATACGCGCAAGCGGATTGCGCTGGGGCTGCGGAAGCTCAGGAACAAGCAACTCGAAAACCCGTGGAAGAAGCACGACAATATTCCGCTCTGA
- a CDS encoding SDR family oxidoreductase: MTGTALVTGGSGYIAGFLIRQLLDNGWSVHTTVRSLKREAEVRGWLSVDNDRLKFFAADLEHDAGWAESIAGCTHVAHVASPFPLGVPKHADEIVVPAREGALRALRFARAAGIRRFVLTSSMAAVAYGHGKSRELYSEADWTNLDNPEVMPYPRSKTVAERAARDWVKAEGDDMEFASVNPAAVFGPLLSDDLSTSIELVKQLLEGKVPMCPDIGFGIIDVRDVADLHYRALTAPDIKDERFVCSGPFLKMIDVANILKANLRDKAKKVPARRMPDWLLKLFALVRPELKQLVAELGNVRGGDSSHAMTTLGWTMRPPDEAILATAHSLIERGIVKV; encoded by the coding sequence ATGACGGGCACGGCATTGGTTACCGGCGGCAGCGGCTATATCGCGGGCTTCCTCATCCGGCAGCTGCTCGACAATGGCTGGAGCGTCCACACGACGGTGCGCAGCCTGAAGCGCGAGGCCGAGGTGCGCGGCTGGCTGAGCGTCGACAACGACCGGCTGAAATTCTTTGCCGCCGACCTGGAGCATGACGCGGGCTGGGCCGAGAGCATCGCCGGATGCACTCATGTCGCGCATGTCGCGTCGCCCTTTCCGTTGGGCGTTCCCAAACATGCCGACGAGATCGTCGTCCCGGCGCGGGAGGGTGCCTTGCGCGCGCTGCGCTTTGCGCGGGCGGCGGGGATCAGGCGTTTCGTCCTGACATCGTCGATGGCGGCGGTTGCCTATGGCCATGGTAAAAGCCGCGAACTCTATAGCGAGGCGGACTGGACCAATCTCGATAATCCCGAAGTCATGCCTTATCCGCGCTCGAAGACCGTCGCCGAGCGTGCGGCGCGCGACTGGGTGAAGGCCGAGGGTGACGATATGGAATTCGCCTCGGTCAATCCTGCCGCGGTGTTCGGGCCGTTGCTCTCCGACGATCTTTCGACCTCGATCGAGCTCGTGAAGCAGCTTCTCGAGGGCAAGGTGCCGATGTGTCCCGACATCGGTTTCGGGATCATCGACGTGCGCGATGTCGCCGACCTGCATTACCGCGCGCTGACCGCGCCGGACATCAAGGACGAACGCTTTGTCTGCTCGGGGCCGTTCCTGAAGATGATCGACGTCGCGAACATCCTGAAGGCGAACCTCCGCGACAAGGCGAAGAAGGTGCCGGCGCGCAGGATGCCCGACTGGCTACTCAAGCTGTTCGCGCTGGTGCGGCCCGAACTCAAGCAACTCGTTGCCGAACTCGGCAATGTCCGTGGTGGCGACAGTAGCCATGCGATGACCACGCTCGGCTGGACGATGCGTCCGCCCGACGAAGCGATCCTCGCGACCGCGCACAGCCTGATCGAGCGGGGGATCGTGAAGGTCTAA
- the pgi gene encoding glucose-6-phosphate isomerase: MTTASDAWQALSDWQPQKLTDLIAADPQARLQALVRNVADIRFDFAKTHLDSAAIATLSALAEAQDFAGRRKTLFSGGIANPTEGRAAEHSAERGDGAPESVHAAQALHQRMRMMIDAIEAGAFGEIRHLLHIGIGGSALGPDLLIDALGRHSNRYDVAVVSNVDGAALDEAFAKFSPEHTLVAVASKTFTTTETLLNANSALQWLDEAGVEDPVGRFIALTAKPERAMEWGIDETRILPFNETVGGRYSLWSSIGFPAALALGWDAFADLLEGAAEMDRHFRLADGADNICLLAAFADQVYANRLGCQTRAVFAYDERLRLLPSYLQQLEMESNGKSVSFEGEPVDQQTAPITWGGVGTDAQHAVFQLLHQGTHLTPVEFVVAREPDHLLDDAHHETLVANCIAQGAALMTGRASEDGARNYPGDRPSTTILLDQVTPRSLGALIAFYEHRVFANAVLLGINPFDQFGVELGKEMAKGLAEGTVEFDAATQALMQAALGD; encoded by the coding sequence TTCGCCAAGACACACCTCGACAGCGCCGCGATTGCGACCCTGTCCGCCCTCGCCGAAGCCCAGGATTTCGCGGGTCGCCGCAAGACGCTCTTTTCCGGCGGCATCGCCAATCCGACCGAAGGCCGTGCGGCCGAGCATAGCGCCGAGCGCGGCGACGGCGCACCGGAATCGGTGCATGCCGCGCAGGCGCTGCACCAGCGGATGCGGATGATGATCGACGCGATCGAGGCCGGCGCGTTCGGCGAGATCCGCCATTTGCTGCACATCGGAATCGGCGGATCGGCGCTCGGCCCCGACCTGCTCATCGACGCGCTCGGCCGGCACAGCAACCGCTATGACGTCGCGGTCGTGTCGAACGTCGATGGCGCCGCGCTCGACGAAGCCTTCGCCAAATTCAGCCCCGAACATACGCTCGTCGCCGTGGCGTCGAAGACCTTCACCACGACCGAGACGCTGCTCAACGCCAATTCGGCGCTGCAATGGCTCGACGAGGCCGGGGTCGAGGATCCCGTCGGCCGCTTCATCGCGCTGACCGCGAAGCCCGAGCGCGCGATGGAATGGGGCATCGACGAAACGCGCATCCTGCCATTCAACGAGACCGTCGGCGGCCGCTATTCGCTCTGGTCGTCGATCGGCTTCCCGGCGGCCCTCGCGCTCGGCTGGGACGCCTTCGCCGATTTGCTCGAAGGCGCGGCCGAGATGGACCGCCATTTCCGCTTGGCCGACGGCGCCGACAATATCTGCCTGCTCGCCGCCTTTGCCGACCAGGTCTATGCCAACCGTCTCGGCTGCCAGACGCGCGCAGTCTTTGCCTATGACGAGCGGCTGCGCTTGCTTCCAAGCTATCTGCAACAACTCGAAATGGAATCGAACGGCAAGTCGGTAAGCTTTGAAGGCGAGCCGGTCGATCAGCAGACGGCGCCGATCACCTGGGGCGGCGTCGGCACCGATGCGCAGCATGCGGTGTTCCAGCTGCTCCATCAGGGCACGCACCTGACGCCGGTCGAGTTCGTCGTCGCGCGCGAGCCCGACCATCTGCTCGACGATGCGCATCACGAAACGCTCGTCGCCAATTGCATCGCGCAGGGCGCGGCGCTGATGACGGGCCGCGCGAGCGAGGATGGCGCGCGCAACTATCCGGGCGACCGTCCCTCAACGACGATCCTGCTTGACCAGGTGACACCGCGCAGCCTCGGCGCGCTGATCGCATTCTACGAACATCGCGTGTTCGCCAATGCCGTGCTGCTCGGTATCAACCCGTTCGACCAGTTCGGCGTAGAGTTGGGCAAGGAGATGGCGAAGGGCCTTGCCGAAGGTACCGTCGAGTTCGACGCTGCGACACAGGCGCTGATGCAGGCCGCGCTCGGCGATTGA
- the gor gene encoding glutathione-disulfide reductase yields the protein MSDFDYDLFVIGAGSGGVRASRIAASHGARVAVAEEYRVGGTCVIRGCVPKKLLVYGAHFAEDLKDARKFGWDVPDCKFDWNVLRDNVLAEVDRLEGLYGQTLDNHKVTVFKTRATVIGPQKVRLADGTELSAERILIATGGWPHIPEFPGSEHAITSNEVFHLETLPKRVVIAGGGYIANEFAGIFNEFGSKVTIVNRGDTILRGYDEQIRDRLLQISMTKGIEFKFNAPFQSIEKKDDGSLIAHLEGCDPIPADAVLVAAGRTPNTKGIGLDDVGVELDDHGAIKVDETNQSSVPSIYAVGDVTNRIQLTPVAIREGQAFADSMFGGKPTVVDYANVPSAVFSHPPIGAVGMTEAEARNKLGSIRVYTSDFRAMKNVLAGRNERALYKMIVNAATDQVVGLHMIGPDAPEILQAAAIAVKAGLTKADFDNTVALHPSMAEELVLLK from the coding sequence ATGAGCGATTTCGACTATGATCTTTTCGTCATCGGCGCCGGTTCGGGCGGCGTCCGCGCTTCGCGCATCGCGGCGTCGCACGGCGCGCGCGTCGCGGTTGCGGAGGAGTATCGGGTCGGCGGCACCTGTGTCATCCGCGGCTGCGTGCCCAAGAAATTGCTCGTTTACGGCGCGCATTTTGCAGAGGACCTAAAGGACGCGCGCAAGTTCGGCTGGGACGTTCCCGACTGCAAGTTCGATTGGAACGTGCTGCGCGACAATGTGCTTGCCGAGGTCGACCGGCTCGAGGGTCTCTATGGTCAGACGCTCGACAACCATAAAGTCACCGTCTTCAAGACCCGCGCGACCGTTATCGGCCCGCAGAAGGTGCGGCTGGCGGACGGGACCGAACTCTCCGCCGAACGCATCCTGATCGCAACCGGCGGCTGGCCGCACATTCCGGAATTTCCGGGCAGCGAACATGCGATCACTTCCAATGAGGTTTTCCACCTCGAAACCTTGCCGAAGCGCGTCGTGATCGCCGGTGGCGGCTATATCGCAAATGAATTTGCGGGTATCTTTAACGAATTCGGCAGCAAGGTGACGATCGTCAACCGCGGCGACACGATCCTGCGCGGTTATGACGAGCAGATCCGCGACCGGCTGCTCCAGATCTCGATGACCAAGGGCATCGAATTCAAGTTCAACGCGCCGTTCCAGTCGATCGAGAAGAAGGACGACGGATCGCTGATTGCCCACCTCGAAGGCTGCGACCCGATCCCGGCCGATGCGGTGCTCGTCGCCGCCGGCCGTACGCCCAACACGAAGGGCATCGGACTCGATGACGTCGGCGTCGAACTCGACGACCATGGCGCGATCAAGGTCGACGAAACAAACCAGTCGTCGGTGCCGAGCATCTATGCCGTTGGCGACGTCACCAACCGCATCCAGCTCACCCCCGTCGCGATCCGCGAAGGCCAGGCCTTTGCCGACAGCATGTTCGGCGGCAAGCCGACGGTGGTCGACTATGCCAATGTCCCGAGCGCGGTGTTCAGCCACCCGCCGATCGGCGCCGTCGGCATGACCGAGGCCGAGGCGCGCAACAAGCTGGGCTCGATCCGCGTCTACACGAGCGATTTCCGCGCGATGAAAAATGTCCTCGCAGGTCGCAACGAACGCGCGCTCTACAAGATGATCGTCAACGCCGCCACCGATCAGGTCGTGGGCCTGCATATGATCGGCCCTGACGCGCCGGAAATCCTGCAGGCGGCGGCGATCGCGGTGAAGGCGGGTCTGACCAAGGCCGATTTCGACAACACCGTCGCGCTGCATCCGAGCATGGCGGAGGAACTCGTGCTGCTCAAATAA
- a CDS encoding helix-turn-helix domain-containing protein, whose translation MVRQRIFAGARLRQLRNDRGIKQADFAETLDISTSYLSQIEHDDRPLTPALLERLQRLFPLEWEEVAHDAGDRRAGALREAAADPLFAAAPLPPEQLERAALQQPQLADQFVALHAAYRRAGQRLQIIDEALTGGTAEGSRLPWEEVRDWFHDAGNYVDRLDRAAEALAAQLRGKDPSPAIETIERRLRDALGISIVYQQTQALRDFDATMRHLVIDPSQPPESRRFQLAHQLAALALANEIAAVVEASPLRTAAARQLLHVGLANYAAGAVLMPYAPFRASARAVRHDIDRLRLEYGVSFEQACHRLSTLQRPGARGIPMFFCRVDMAGNITKRHSATRLQFARFGGACPLWIVHEAAAIPDRILFQLAETPDGLRYVSMAKGLVKPSGSYARSPRRYAVALGCEAQYAGDFVYADGVDVAAPQAATRIGLSCRICPRDDCDQRAFPPSDRPILVDPDRRDVVPYRIG comes from the coding sequence ATGGTTCGACAACGCATCTTCGCCGGGGCTCGCCTGCGCCAACTCCGCAATGATCGCGGCATCAAGCAGGCGGATTTCGCCGAAACGCTTGACATCTCCACCTCCTACCTCAGCCAGATCGAGCATGACGACCGTCCGCTGACCCCCGCGCTGCTCGAACGGCTGCAACGCCTCTTCCCCCTCGAATGGGAAGAGGTGGCGCACGACGCCGGCGACCGCCGCGCCGGCGCGCTGCGCGAAGCCGCGGCCGACCCGCTGTTCGCCGCCGCGCCCCTGCCTCCCGAACAACTCGAACGCGCCGCGCTCCAGCAGCCGCAGCTCGCCGACCAGTTCGTCGCATTGCACGCGGCCTATCGTCGCGCGGGGCAGCGGCTCCAGATCATCGACGAGGCCCTGACCGGCGGAACCGCCGAGGGTAGCCGCCTGCCGTGGGAAGAGGTGCGCGATTGGTTCCACGATGCGGGCAATTATGTCGATCGCCTCGACCGCGCCGCCGAAGCGCTGGCGGCACAACTGCGCGGCAAAGACCCGTCGCCCGCGATCGAGACGATCGAGCGGCGCCTGCGCGACGCGCTCGGCATCTCGATCGTCTACCAGCAGACGCAGGCCTTGCGCGATTTCGACGCGACGATGAGACATCTGGTGATCGACCCGTCGCAGCCCCCCGAAAGCCGCCGCTTCCAGCTCGCGCACCAGCTCGCCGCGCTCGCGCTGGCGAACGAGATCGCGGCGGTCGTCGAGGCCAGTCCGCTGCGGACCGCCGCTGCACGCCAGCTCCTCCACGTGGGCCTCGCCAATTATGCGGCGGGCGCGGTGCTGATGCCCTATGCCCCCTTCCGCGCGAGCGCGCGCGCAGTGCGGCACGACATCGACCGGCTCCGGCTCGAATATGGCGTCAGCTTCGAACAGGCGTGCCACCGCCTCTCGACGCTCCAGCGTCCCGGCGCGCGCGGTATCCCGATGTTCTTCTGCCGCGTCGACATGGCGGGAAACATCACCAAGCGGCATAGCGCAACGCGGCTGCAGTTCGCGCGCTTCGGCGGCGCCTGCCCGCTGTGGATCGTCCATGAAGCCGCGGCGATCCCCGACCGCATCCTGTTCCAGCTCGCCGAGACGCCCGACGGCCTGCGCTACGTGTCGATGGCGAAGGGACTGGTGAAGCCGTCCGGCAGCTACGCCCGCTCACCGCGCCGCTACGCCGTCGCGCTGGGGTGCGAGGCGCAATATGCGGGCGATTTCGTCTATGCCGACGGGGTCGATGTCGCCGCGCCGCAAGCCGCGACACGGATCGGTCTGTCGTGCCGCATCTGCCCGCGCGACGATTGCGACCAGCGCGCCTTTCCGCCTAGTGACCGCCCGATCCTCGTCGATCCCGACCGGCGCGACGTCGTTCCCTACCGGATCGGTTAG